In a genomic window of Tripterygium wilfordii isolate XIE 37 chromosome 8, ASM1340144v1, whole genome shotgun sequence:
- the LOC120003473 gene encoding U1 small nuclear ribonucleoprotein C-like yields the protein MPRYYCDYCDTYLTHDSPSVRKQHNAGYKHKANVRLYYQQFEEQQTQSLIDQRIKEHLGQATAFQQVGAAYNQHLMAQRPRLPVLPTPGMPPLNPQLIPGMRPPMFPRPVPGAPGYVTAPGMPSMMAPPGAAPAPGQFNALPRPPTLAPPTTVTGTAATPSPSSGTPSMVTSAVYQANPATPTSGGFDNYNAKAPAPEGNP from the exons ATGCCTAG GTATTACTGCGATTATTGTGACACTTACTTGACACATGATTCA CCATCAGTTAGAAAGCAGCACAATGCAGGGTATAAACACAAG GCAAATGTGAGATTGTACTATCAGCAATTTGAAGAACAACAAACTCAGAGTTTAATTGACCAACGAATAAAGGAACATCTTGGTCAGGCTACGGCATTCCAGCAGGTTGGTGCTGCCTACAATCAACATCTTATGGCTCAGAGGCCTCGTCTCCCTGTCCTACCAACACCTGGAATGCCACCGCTTAACCCACAACTAATCCCTGGAATGAGGCCTCCTATGTTTCCTAGACCAGTTCCTGGTGCTCCAG GTTATGTTACTGCTCCAGGCATGCCATCAATGATGGCACCACCTGGTGCTGCCCCGGCACCTGGTCAATTTAATGCTCTCCCAAGACCTCCTACACTAGCTCCTCCGACAACAGTCACTGGGACTGCCGCAACACCCTCTCCTTCTAGTGGTACCCCATCAATGGTTACATCCGCAGTCTACCAAGCCAATCCAGCCACACCTACAAGTGGAGGCTTTGACAATTACAATGCCAAGGCTCCAGCTCCTGAGGGCAATCCTTAA